From the genome of Pieris rapae chromosome 5, ilPieRapa1.1, whole genome shotgun sequence, one region includes:
- the LOC110994263 gene encoding carbonyl reductase [NADPH] 1-like, which yields MSEKVAIVTGANKGIGLAVVKGLCNRFRGTVYLTSRDEERGLKAVQTLQELGLTPTFHKLDVSDKNNVKEFSDFIKNKHGGFDVLINNAAILEWEQVYPSYEAAKRNIDVNYRSLLLLEQYLYPLLRDGARVVNVSSACGHLSNLKNKKWLAVFTRQDFTTEDINRFVDEYLISVRNGTFNRNDFADDGKHAEHRVSKIAVTALTMVQQRKYPNVSINAVHPGHVKTDMAIGGGDIEPDDAAKTILYLIFDASPNLKGTFMWYNRKLVDWFDIEGDYYYQHC from the coding sequence atgtcGGAAAAAGTTGCTATAGTGACTGGAGCAAACAAAGGTATAGGCCTCGCTGTTGTAAAAGGCCTTTGTAATCGATTCAGGGGTACAGTTTACTTAACGTCTAGAGATGAGGAAAGAGGTTTAAAAGCCGTTCAAACTCTTCAAGAATTAGGATTAACGCCCACATTCCATAAACTTGACGTAAGCGACAAAAACAATGTTAAAGAATTctcagattttattaaaaataaacatggtGGCTTTGATGTTCTTATCAATAATGCGGCTATTCTTGAGTGGGAACAAGTATATCCATCGTACGAGGCCGCGAAACGTAACATTGATGTAAATTATCGTAGCTTACTGTTACTTGAGCAATACTTATATCCTTTGCTAAGAGATGGCGCTAGAGTCGTTAACGTTTCAAGTGCTTGTGGGCatctatcaaatttaaaaaataaaaaatggttgGCTGTCTTCACTCGTCAGGATTTTACCACAGAAGACATAAATAGATTTGTTGATGAATATCTAATAAGTGTGCGAAACGGAACGTTTAACCGTAACGATTTTGCTGATGACGGAAAACATGCTGAACATCGTGTATCAAAGATTGCTGTTACTGCATTAACTATGGTACAACAGAGAAAATATCCAAATGTTTCTATTAATGCCGTGCATCCAGGTCACGTGAAAACCGACATGGCCATTGGTGGAGGAGACATCGAACCGGATGATGCAGCCAAAACAATTCTATATCTTATTTTTGATGCTTCACCCAATCTTAAAGGAACCTTTATGTGGTATAACAGAAAGCTGGTTGATTGGTTTGATATTGAAGgggattattattatcaacacTGCTAA